From Bradyrhizobium sp. sBnM-33:
TCGAGCGGATATTTGAGCGCGCGTGACGGATTGTTAGGGATGACGGCGAGCGCGCCTTTGGCAGCGATGGCCTGGCGCAAGTGATCGGCGTCATAGGCCGTATCGGCCATGACGACTTCGGCGGCCAATCCCTCGATCAATGCGGCGGCTTGCGGTGCATCGCCCTTCTGACCTGCGGTAAGGATGAACCGCACGGGACATCCCAAGCCTCGAACGGCCAGATGTATCTTGGTGCTCAGGCCACCGCGCGAGCGGCCGAGCGCCTGATCTTCAGACCCCCTTTTTTGGCCCCGGCAGCGTGCTGGTGGGCTCGGACGATGGTGGAGTCGACGATCAGATATTCGAAATCCGGATCATCGGACATCGCCTCAAAGATGCGCCACCAAACACCCTTGACGCTCCATCTACTGAAGCGACGGAATACACTGTTCCATTCCCCGAACGCTTCCGGAAGATCACGCCAGGGAGAGCCCGTACGCACGATCCACAGCACACCTTCCACAAACATCCGATTGTCGCGGCCCGTCGAACCCTTCTGGTCAGGTCGGCCGATGATCAGCGGCGCCATCCGCTCCCACGCCGCGTCGCTCAAAACCAACCGGTCCATCACACCCAAGGCTGCCTCCCCAAAAGCAGCCTTGAATCTGATTTGCTCCTAAAAAGGAATCCTTAGAGTCCACACCACCTAGCTGTTTAGTCCCGGCATTTTCTGGAGCGGATTAAGTTTGAATCGTTCTGGCTGGGAAGTCCAGCATTTGCAGATGTATTCGTAGGGCGTGAGACCCTTCAGGGTCTTCAGCCGCCGAGCGCAGTTGTAGGCGTTAATGAAGTCGGCAAGGTGTGCTTCGAGCTGATCGTGTCGATCGTAATGGTAGCGTTGGACGGTCGCTTCCTTGATCGTGCGGTTCATGCGCTCGACCTGGCCATTGGTCCAGGGATGCTTGATCTTGGTTAGCCGATGTTCGATGCCATTCTCTTGGCAGCGCATATCGAACATATGTGTCACGTATCTTGCCGTCGGGCCGTCTGCGTAGCGCGGCGGGAAAGTGAACTGGATCCCATTGTCGGTGAGAACCGTGTGGATCTTGTAGGGGACAGCCGCAATCAGAGCTTCGAGGAAGGCCGCGGCGGAGGTCCTTCCCGTCTTCCTGACCAGTTGCACGAAGGCGAACTTGCTGGTGCGATCGATGGCGACGTAGAGGTAGAGCTTGCCTTCAGCGGTCTGGAGCTCAGCAATGTCGATGTGGAAATAACCGATCGGGTAAGCCTTGAACTTTTTCTTCGGAGGCTTGCTGCCTTCGACCTCCGGCAATCGGCTGATGCCGTGGCGCTGGAGACAGCGATGCAGGGATGATCGCGTCAGATGCGGGATGGTCGGCTGGAGCGCATAGAGGCAATCATCGAGCGGCAATAGCGTATGCCGCCGGAAAGCGACGATGATCGCCTCCTCCTCGATGGAAAGCACGGTCGATTTGGCTTCCTTCGGGCCTGTCGGGAGATCGGCGACAGTCTCGCGCTCCTTCCACTTCGCGACGGTCTTCTGGTTGATCCCGTAGCGCTTGGCGAGCGCCCTCAGGCTCTCTTGACTATTCTGTATTGCTCGACGGACTGCCTCCGTCGTGGTGGCGCAGCCGTGTAAAACTTGTCCCATAGCGCATCCTTCGAATCGTGCGATAAGAATGCACCATCAAAGCTCGGGACTAAACACCTAGCCCTCTTCCCGCGCAGCTCTCGCTACCGCCTTCGCCATCTCCAGCGCAGTTTCTCGGTCCAACGTTTCCGGCCTGAGCCGCCGGGAAGGAAGGTCGTCGAAATAAAAGAACTGGCTGGGCCGATCGTCCCGGAATCGAGGCCTCGTGTTAGCTTGCGGACGGCCACGACGTCGAGCTATGGCAACTGGATCGGCAGATGGGGACGGTCAAGGCACAGGGCGAGCGCGATAGCCTCACGCTTGCCGTTCACGCGCCTTGATTTCAGACTCGGCTTGAAGCCAGAACTCCAGGTGGCGGCTTGCGGGGCAACCGTTTTGCTCCCAGAGTTCCCGAGCGCGTGCTTTGATCTCTTCGTGCGTCCGGTGAGTGGCGGACCGTTGCCTCAAACCCTGCCTCAGCTGCTCCACCCAGCCCCGTAGCCGCTCTATGGTCGTTTGGTCAGTGAGAGTCGAGGCGATCCGACTCGCTTGTTCGATCTTGCGTTCTAAGTTCCCGAGGATCTTCGCTCTGGTCCATCGACCATCTCCGTCCAAGTAAGACGTTTCTGGCCAAAACTGGTTCAACTCGCAGCGGATGGAACATGCAGCCCCCACGAAAAATCATTCTCGGCGAAATGCGGTCGTCGGGCAGCCCTACCCCCGATGCTGGGGCCGACGAAACCATTTTTCTAGCTCGACGAAGTCACCCGGAAACGAACCAGTGCTCCCATCGCCCCTGATCAAACAACGGGGTTTGATCATGTATCGGGCGGAAACCGGAGGCTTCCCATGAAGCATCTAATAGTGTCCGCAATTGCAGCCGTTACCCTTCTCATTGCTGCAACCACCATGCTGTGGTCGCAATCACCTTCGACCGAGCGTCATGCCGCCGCTACAGTCATAGGTCATTGCAAGAATTTCCACAGCCTGACCGGAGCAAAAGCTTCCGAACTACTGCCTTACTAAGATGGGGGTTTCGCTTCACTGAAGCGCGGGTCGGACTGCCCTCGCCTTATCTTGGCAGCATAAACCCATCAGCGTGAACCGGCGGGCCTCGATTTCGTGAGGATCAAGCGAACTGATCCCGCAGCATTGCTCCCGGCTCGCCGCCGACACGTTGTTACTGACCCTATGGAAGCGTCCAAGGGATGGCTCTCAAGCGAACTCAAGCCACCTGATGAGCCGAGTCGGAACGATTGTCGGGGAAACACATTGCCGTGGCAACGCTCCAGAGATCCCTCGCATGGATTGCACCTCCCTCGCCCTCACCGCCACCGGATTCGCCCTGCTAATCGTGTCGTGTGCCGCTGCGCTGGCGCTGCATTGAAAGCAAAAATGGCCGCAGATTGCTCTGCGGCCCACCGACTAAAATAATTCTGCCGTGTTGAAATCGCCGCCCTCGGTGCTTGGATACTAAACCTCAGCTCTGTTTCTGTTTCATTTCGTCGCTACCCCGTATGACTACGGGAGCGTTGAATTATGCGCCGGCTCGCCGGGAACGATCGCGGGCGGTGCGCATTGGCCCCACCGCGTGTCCGTGGAAGTAGCGGCACGCGGTTCGGGCGGCCCCAGTCGAGCTTGCCTGGCCCAGGCTGGGGCCATCTTCCAACCGCAATTGGACCTCGGGGGCAGTGAGGCCCGGGACCGAACCGTGCCAGCCCGCTTGGTGGTTGGCGGCCTGATGTAATAAGTTCGGGTCAATTGCACCCGGTAAGGTGGACGACAAAAGTTCATGCAACGAGCGCGTTCCGTTCCTCCGTGATTTTAGCCATTCCGTATTTCTGCTTAGGCCACTGAGCCCGGAAACCGGCACTAGTAGATCGGCTCATTTCGAGAATGCGGCACCACACCGCGTGGGCGTCATCCAAGCAGCCGCACGATCACCGCCGCCTTCACCTCGATTATCTCAACGGGAGCCTGCAGACCAACGGGAGCCTGCAGACCAACGGGAGCCTGCAGACCGCGGCTGCTGGACAAGCGAGTCAAAAGCGGTCACGTATACATCAGTATCATTGAATGGCCGGGCGTGATCGGTTTTATGGTGCCGCAAGGGTCCTTGACGGGCCACCGGGTCTTAGGGCTCGCGCGCTTGTCATCCACCTCGTTTGCTTACCCCTGCCGACTTCACCGGCAGGGGTTTGCGTTTGTGGTCCCTGCATCCAAACCCACGTAGAACCCCGCTGGTGGATCCATGTTCAATCGTGGTCCGCGGGGGATAAAATCGCCATGCCGGCGTGAGCCAGCCGGCTTGAATTCACCCGAGTCTTAGATTTTCCGCGGACGTTTTGCCCCGGTTGCTCATTTCTTCGTAGCTCACCTTGGTACTCCCGCGATCGGTGACGTGAAGGATGGCACTTCGGAAGCCGACATGCTTCGCAAACTTGGCTCCCCTAACAAATCGACGATTGCGGGTGTGACCAAGTCGGTTGAATACAATGACATCGGGGTAGCGCTTAAACTTGAGAAGGAAACCGTCTACTACCTGCTGGTGGGAAAGACGCCAATGCTTTGAAGGAACACGCCGGTCAAGCAGCCCTTGCATGCGAAAAATACGAGTCCCATACTTGGCGCCGTCCGGATAGCCTCCCGGTCGTGAGAGACGGGAGTTTAAGTATGCGTGAATGGCCGTCGATTGTTCCGGGTGCACCGGAAAATTTTTATATTGTCGTCAATCATTATGGCCGGTTCGGCACCGCGTTTGCGGAAACCGACCTCGACCGCGCCAACTATGAATCCACTATTGCCGACCTGATGAGCGGACAGCATTGTGATCCTCTGCGGGTGATCATGTTCAATCCCGAGACCCATCAATCCGAAGATGTTTCGCATGCCGTAGCACAGGATCTGCTGCGCCGCTTCAGTCTTGAAGGGCGCAGCGTGACGCCGTCGCCGAAGGACTTCATCGATCGTCACGCAGGCCGAGATCGTCAGCTGACGCTACGGCTGGCCGTGGCATAGCCTACAACCGCTGGACGTTTCGCGTCGGCAGCGACCTAGTGAAAGTTTCGAACTGCGCTCGGGCTGGCAATCGCGCCGCTGGCCTGCTTTGCGGCGTTCAGCAGTTGCTTCGCGAGCATCGCATTCAACATCGTTTCCAGATCGCTAACGCCGACCTTGCCGTCGATCAGATGTTGATCCGCGGCTTCCAGCGCCTTGTAGTATGGCCCCTTGTCGGCTGCGATCTGTTCCGGGATGGTCGGGCCTTTCATTAATCCGCCCAGCCAGGAGGTTTACGATATGCCTGCGGTGGCAATCCTTTGACGCCACTGAACTGACTCCAGGCGCCGGCTGGCGCGACGTGATAAGACGGATGTGCGTCCGCATTGAAAGGCTCCGGCCGGATGGTCGCGAACGCTTTTGGCGGTTCGCGGTTGGCGCTGACCAGGCGGTCGGTTTCGGCGTCGTAAAGCGCATGACCGTGCCAGATCTCAGTCGTCAGCGCGTTCAAAATTTCCGGCGACAAATTGTTTTTACCATCGAGAAAGTTGTTCAACAGCTGGCTAGAGATGCCGACATCGCGCGCGATGTTGACGGCTCGGGAGTCTTTCGATCGTGCCTTCAATGCTTGCCTGATCGCGTCGGTGCCTGTGATGATTTCGGTCATCGGATATCGTCTCCCTTCATTTTCAGATATCGCGCCAGTGCGGCGAGCTGATCATCGTTCGGCAGAAAGGATCCGCTGACAAACAGGCGGAGTTGATCGAACGTCAGTCCGGCGTGCGCCGCGGTGTGCGGACTGATCGAAAGCTATTGCCGGGACCACAAGTGCAGCCACCACATCGAGGTCAGCGCCGACCGCTGGCCTGATCATGTCCGGCTGTCGGACATTGAGTCAGGTTTCGTCTGCACCGCCTGCGGCAAGCGCGGCGATGTCGCGACGGCAAGAAGCCGTCACCGGTGTCAGGGATACGGCGACGGCTCCTCGTTTCAGCACAGTGTCCAGACAAAGGACGGGCCGATGGTCCACCCAATCGGTTAAGGGAATGTTAACGGCAACGTTAATGGGGCGGAAGTGCGGCCGGCGCTTTCGCGCGCCCGCATGGGCACCGGCTGAATGGCGTGGTTCAAGCGGTTGCTGGTTGCCCGAGCGCGACGGGCCGGAAATGCTGGCGCGGATCGCGGTCATGAAGGCGCTGAACCGGGCCCCGTGAGAGGCCCCGGCCCGGGAGTCGTGGCCATGAGGAAGATCAATCGAGCTCGGCGTGAGGAGACCGCGCGCAGTATTCCATAGAGAACGCGAAAGAGGTACGGCTGGTTTGCTCTGATGCGCGCCGATCTTGCCGCCCTTGGCGGTTTGGGGCCTTGCTGGGCGCGTTCTCAACCTCGCCCGCGATCCGGCTAACCGTTTATGACTCTACGACTTGTCATCTATCTCATTCATCAGGTCGCCAATTCACTGTTCAACTTCGGGTCGTTCCGCAGGTTCAGGAAGAACCTTGCGCAACTCACGCTCCAGAGCGCGCGCGTATACCTCGGTTCCCTCCTCGTTTGGATGCATCGTGCCCTGGAAGTCTCCTTGCATATCGCATGACTGTTCCGCCGCTCTGTAAAAGCTTCGAGAACTGCAATAGCCGTGAGTCGCAAACTGATTGCTGATGCCTTGTACTAGGTTCCAGCCGTTGTTCTTTGCGAGTGATTTGACATCGTCGTTCAGCAAATCTCCCATGGTGTTCATAGCAACTGCATCCCGCTTCTTTACGCTCCAGAATAGCAGAGTCTTGAATACGCCACACCCCCTGGCC
This genomic window contains:
- a CDS encoding IS481 family transposase, translated to MGQVLHGCATTTEAVRRAIQNSQESLRALAKRYGINQKTVAKWKERETVADLPTGPKEAKSTVLSIEEEAIIVAFRRHTLLPLDDCLYALQPTIPHLTRSSLHRCLQRHGISRLPEVEGSKPPKKKFKAYPIGYFHIDIAELQTAEGKLYLYVAIDRTSKFAFVQLVRKTGRTSAAAFLEALIAAVPYKIHTVLTDNGIQFTFPPRYADGPTARYVTHMFDMRCQENGIEHRLTKIKHPWTNGQVERMNRTIKEATVQRYHYDRHDQLEAHLADFINAYNCARRLKTLKGLTPYEYICKCWTSQPERFKLNPLQKMPGLNS
- a CDS encoding IS5 family transposase (programmed frameshift); protein product: MGVMDRLVLSDAAWERMAPLIIGRPDQKGSTGRDNRMFVEGVLWIVRTGSPWRDLPEAFGEWNSVFRRFSRWSVKGVWWRIFEAMSDDPDFEYLIVDSTIVRAHQHAAGAKKGSEDQALGRSRGGLSTKIHLAVRGLGCPVRFILTAGQKGDAPQAAALIEGLAAEVVMADTAYDADHLRQAIAAKGALAVIPNNPSRALKYPLDKHLYAQRHLVECCFSKLKQFRRVATRFEKTARNYRAVVTLAAIILWMR
- a CDS encoding DUF2934 domain-containing protein, with the translated sequence MGAACSIRCELNQFWPETSYLDGDGRWTRAKILGNLERKIEQASRIASTLTDQTTIERLRGWVEQLRQGLRQRSATHRTHEEIKARARELWEQNGCPASRHLEFWLQAESEIKARERQA